From a single Pieris napi chromosome 7, ilPieNapi1.2, whole genome shotgun sequence genomic region:
- the LOC125051198 gene encoding uncharacterized protein LOC125051198, whose translation MYYAGYIFLIICSNCLAVNIDRIDVPLMVELGTEAVILDCQYTTKTPSPAGLVMKWFFNGPSGLVYQWIPPLRPQVIGLLKGKVDLNFKISEESLHAYRAIKILRPTTDLSGNYTCVVSTFTEEDSRTRAMIVYSPAKNFRFIQDKKYVFLVTLICFAQDLYPKPNMTISSQGEILKQSVMEIKMNSWGLYSVAVTVEVHDDEINAPYEEFVCELSLPNTNYTRNLTTIYYPGLMPTAYTAYEVQRPQHHQASGSKSNGVLFQLIDLLFLNLCILCEFL comes from the exons ATGTATTATGCGGGATATATTTTTCTGATTATTTGCTCAA ATTGTTTAGCCGTTAACATAGACCGCATAGATGTTCCTTTAATGGTGGAATTAGGTACAGAGGCGGTGATCCTCGACTGTCAGTATACAACCAAGACACCCTCACCGGCCGGGCTGGTGATGAAGTGGTTTTTCAACGGACCCTCTGGCCTGGTCTATCAATGGATTCCACCATTACGACCACAAGTTATCGGCCTCTTAAAAGGAAAGGTTGATTTGAATTTTAAGATTTCtg AGGAATCGCTGCATGCATACCGAGCTATTAAAATCCTAAGACCTACCACGGACCTCAGTGGGAACTACACGTGTGTAGTGTCAACATTTACTGAGGAAGACTCGCGTACACGCGCCATGATTGTGTATA gTCCGGCAAAAAATTTCCGTTTTATACAAGACAAGAAGTACGTGTTCTTAGTAACACTTATTTGCTTCGCTCAAGATTTATATCCAAAACCGAATATGACGATTTCATCGCAAGG CGAAATTCTGAAACAATCTGTGATGGAAATAAAGATGAATTCCTGGGGTCTGTACTCCGTAGCTGTGACTGTTGAGGTGCATGATGACGAGATAAACGCGCCCTATGAAGAATTTGTATGTGAATTGTCATTGCCAAACACCAATTATACAAGAAATCTTACAACCATATATTATCCAG GATTAATGCCTACCGCATACACCGCGTATGAAGTACAAAGACCTCAACATCATCAAGCCAGCG GAAGCAAGAGCAACGGTGTACTATTTCAATTGATCgacttgttatttttaaacctgTGTATTTTGtgtgaatttttataa